ttctatttcatttgaaatagaaagaacaagttaattgtttttaggaggtaatttcgttatttttgtggctccctattttttatttggacaaaaataaCCTCTTAAAACAACTGAATGAATCTCTTCTCCAATATTTCGaaataaataaggcttaaaaaatcgataacaataaataagggaatcaaatcataatcaaatattCAACCCTAATTATGagattctaaaatattttatttttgaaaatatttttacaattaagaacaacaaaaacatttttggttttttatttaattttaagaaattaaaatcactagacTATGAAAGtgatttattttggtttttttattttattcctaaaACATGTgtcatttcttatatatatagatacgGGTTTtacatttgatttgatttataaGTGTGTATTGAATTACATCTGACATGGAGTAATTTTGGCTAGCTAGGATCATACATAATGAAGCCAATGAGGAGCTCTTCTACATCGATCTCATTCGTTTGGTTCTAGACATGATCATCAAAGAGAGATATATATAATTGTCAATATCgtttgttaattgttttcttttatcgCATAAACatgtttattattaattatatatctgCCCCTTACCAATTAAGATTAATATTTTGATTCCGGTGATATTTCAAGATTTTTATTTCTCTGAGCTTATGAGAGTGTTCCTCCAATTGATCAAGCTCCCAAGAACCataatctttttctcttttttttttttttttaaagagagagagagagaggagctaGAGGGCAAAATGCATCCACCGATTATGCTTAACCTAATgcataatttacattttttttttctaatcagcATAATTTAATTTACATGTTTGACTTGCACAACGCTCTAGCTTAATCGACTTGTGGCAGGATTTTTTTCCTAGTTTCTGTCCCTCATCACATACTCAAAGACTAGCTTGCAGGATAATATTTGTTGTTTCGCAgattaaaatcataataatcatGAGATCGAAGATGATTTTCAACATGcacataaaaataacataatatacctGCCTAGGCCTAGCTAGGCCCCCTTATTGAACATGCATGTTCTTGAAGATAAATCAAACGCATGATTAGGCCATCATGCCGGCACAAATATAACCCCCACCTTagcccccccccccaaaatatCATCCTTATTCCTTGTCATTGTCAGCATCGAGAAGGAGGAGGCTTCCCACACAAAAGTAAGGCAAAATGAGATCAACGGGTATATTTTCAATCTCAACAATCCTGCGTGTCTTCTTTTTGATGTCATACCAATAGAGTTCCATTAAGTGACTCTCAATTAGTTCTCCGGTAAAAACCTCTTCGCCGTCACGTGAGAACACTAAAGGTGGGTAGTTGGTAAAAGCTCGCTCCATCGCATAAAGCAAAGTCCAACTACTTACTATCCCATACTCCTTCATCACCCAAACTTCACAGAGATCCTGAAAAACTGCACAAAGCCATCCTCCCAAGTCCACCAAAAAGACACGCAAATTGATTGAAGAATTAACAGGAAATTCATGCACTCGGAATTTTTCAGTGCTGAGATCAAATGCAACATGGACCTTTTTTAAGTCCGCCACAAGAGTAACCATCCAATGGAAAGCACCGTTGGAGAAAATGGCCCGGTAAGTGTAGCAGAAATGTGACAATTCCACAATAGGCCATTCTTCTTCCACCATTCTCCAAGAGTGTTCTCTTAGACTGTATACCTCAAGactatattttcttcttccatccCGTCGATAGAACTCCACTAACCTTAAAACCTTGTAGTCGTCGTTGACTCTGTCGTGTCCAAATGCGAAATGGTCATGACTCAACTCTTCTCTGGGCTTAGAGggtaattttttgtattttctaatTAATGGGTTCCATATCACAGTCTCATCGTTGTAGTTGTTGATGCAAACCAGGCCATTGCAAGAGTCTACAATACGGTTGCTTTCTGAGTGGTGTAGTGGGTGTTGGATCTTCACAGCCTCGCCGAACCGATCCTCGTTGGACAAGTTTACAATGAGGAAATCGAGTGGCTCAGAGCTCGCTAAAATGAGGATGCGTTCTTTGGAGCGACTGAGATGCAAATTGATGAAATGTGAGTCGTTGATTATTAGGGCGAACCATGACTTGGAAACACACTGAAACCGAACAAGAGGCTTGATGGGTAGTATGGAAAGTATCTGGGTTATGAGCTCTTGCGGGAGATGAGTCGTCTTCATCGATCTTGAAGTCTTTTGGTAGAGTCTAGACTCTAGAGAGAGATTTGAAGTGATGAAGGTAGTCGGTTAGTTTTGCATGCTATGGCTGTCGCAgaggtttaattaattaaggtggTATTTATGGTGGTCGGTTCGGTCTACAttatttctttctatatatatatatatataatcagtgcaagaatcaaatattaattaagctCAAATATCCTTACAGAGAATCAATGGCATTAATCCAGCTGTCCGTGATTTATGTAATTTTCCTGTTAtagttagttaattaattaatatgggTTGGTTGATTCTCATTAATATTTGTAATctttgaaattgatatttagATCCTTATATATAATTGATACCTGCAATTGCAGTTGCAtgtcaaattaattttacaacaatctTTCCTTAATGTACGGCCTTTTTCCCAACGCCCTTTATTTTGGATTCATCTTTCCTTTCTAAACACAATATGCATGCCTTAATAATATcagttttaattaataaaatcagttttaataaaatttcttatgatttacctacaaaagaaaaaagtagttatCTTTCCCCTCCTCCTAGTTATCTTATTTGTATTCTAGTGCGCTTTAATTTCATAATACTTCTATTTGATACGAAgaaaaataacatcaaaataaTTGCATACcaatgataaataattaaatacgaCTAGAAGCAATTAATTAGACATGCAATACTAGTGTGgaataaagaaattatttatgttaattttttgataaattatattaaaatataatataattttatattgattaattGTTAGCCCGCCCCTACATTAACGAGATCCTATCTCCTCCACTGCCAATGGGTCCAATTCCACAATTGATACGAGAGTTATGGAGGACATGAGAGGGCGTGACTTTGATCACACTATAGGACTTGAAATTAATTAAAGCCAAATTATATTATACACCCAAAAAAGAAGTTGATTTGTTAGtgaaatttctcttttctttatatatcaattggttacttttttttatcatataCTTGTCATACATCTGAAAAAGCAAAGTTGAGGAGCAACTGgtgcctttatatatatatatatatatatatatatatatatatcaatcggTGAAAAAATGTTCCTTCCAACAACCACGACCAAGTGAATTTCAAAGTAGAAATTAGAGCTTGCCAGCATTGCAAAACAATCTCTTAATTAAACAGGTTTATTTAGAATCATTTTGCTTTAATTCAACCAAATCCTTAACcactaaaaccaaaaaaaccaattatCCCAGACTTGACCTTGTCACCTCATATGCCAAGAAGCATGCAGCATTTGCAGGAACACTTCGGGCCATGGCAGGTCCAAAGCCCCTGTACAACCCTTTTACTCCCTCCGAAGCCAGGATCTTTCTAAAGGCATCAATGGAGCCAGAGAACTTAGGATTTTTGTAATCATCTCCCTGAATTACACTTTTGATCACATCAGTTGGATAGACTGAAAGCCAGAAGGAATCTCCGGCCATGCCTCCAGCCACAATCAAAGAGCCTCTTCCTAATCCAAAAGTGTCTTGGCCACCTGCTAGGTACTGCTTCAGAGCTTCATAGACACCAAACATTGCAGCATTTCCGGGAACCTCACGTGCCATAGTGGGAAACAACCCCTTGAAGAGACCCCTTACACCCCCTTCTGATCTGAGAACATGCCTAGCTACATCCATTGGTCCACCATACTTCATGGCCACACCAGCCGCACCGGAA
This genomic interval from Corylus avellana chromosome ca3, CavTom2PMs-1.0 contains the following:
- the LOC132174135 gene encoding F-box protein CPR1-like gives rise to the protein MKTTHLPQELITQILSILPIKPLVRFQCVSKSWFALIINDSHFINLHLSRSKERILILASSEPLDFLIVNLSNEDRFGEAVKIQHPLHHSESNRIVDSCNGLVCINNYNDETVIWNPLIRKYKKLPSKPREELSHDHFAFGHDRVNDDYKVLRLVEFYRRDGRRKYSLEVYSLREHSWRMVEEEWPIVELSHFCYTYRAIFSNGAFHWMVTLVADLKKVHVAFDLSTEKFRVHEFPVNSSINLRVFLVDLGGWLCAVFQDLCEVWVMKEYGIVSSWTLLYAMERAFTNYPPLVFSRDGEEVFTGELIESHLMELYWYDIKKKTRRIVEIENIPVDLILPYFCVGSLLLLDADNDKE
- the LOC132174136 gene encoding mitochondrial carnitine/acylcarnitine carrier-like protein — encoded protein: MDRPPIRPPEALPYPIRAQPQNPWCSGGRSYQSRRTPRPEPPICDQKLLPAPIHAQFLCYYVLQGTKETLCSREADFKGSLLVCGGTGAGVAVSILACPTELIKCRLQAQSALADSGAAGVAMKYGGPMDVARHVLRSEGGVRGLFKGLFPTMAREVPGNAAMFGVYEALKQYLAGGQDTFGLGRGSLIVAGGMAGDSFWLSVYPTDVIKSVIQGDDYKNPKFSGSIDAFRKILASEGVKGLYRGFGPAMARSVPANAACFLAYEVTRSSLG